In a genomic window of Helianthus annuus cultivar XRQ/B chromosome 10, HanXRQr2.0-SUNRISE, whole genome shotgun sequence:
- the LOC110884966 gene encoding phosphatidylinositol:ceramide inositolphosphotransferase 1 isoform X1: MSLYIGREASKLWKRICAETTTEFNLLADNWKYILAGLICQYIHGLAARGVHYLHRPGPVLQDTGFFLLPELGQERAYVSETVFTFVFLSFVLWTFHPFIFKTKKIYTVLIWCRVLAFLVACQFLRIITFYSTQLPGPNYHCREGSRLATLPRPDNPLEVLVFIPRGVLYGCGDLIFSSHMIFSLVFVRTYQKYGTRRFIKQCAWVIVVVQSLLIIASRKHYTVDVTVAWYTVNLVVFFIDRKLTEMPERSLGAVLPLAKDVRMKDDHVKLVNDPAADRRLLRSPANGKVSEDSNNVHGGDVLDSL; the protein is encoded by the exons ATGTCGCTTTACATCGGTCGTGAGGCTTCAAAG CTATGGAAAAGAATTTGTGCAGAAACCACAACTGAATTCAATCTTCTCGCGGACAACTGGAAGTATATTCTTGCCGGTTTAATTTGCCAG TACATTCATGGGCTGGCAGCTCGAGGAGTCCACTATCTTCATCGCCCCGGGCCCGTTCTCCAGGATACCGGCTTCTTTCTACTTCCT GAGCTCGGACAAGAGAGAGCTTACGTCAGTGAGACTGTTTTCACTTTCGTGTTTCTATCTTTTGTTTTG TGGACCTTCCATCCTTTCATATTTAAGACCAAAAAGATCTACACTGTTCTAATATGGTGCAGGGTCCTCGCTTTTTTAGTT GCTTGCCAATTTCTTCGTATCATTACATTCTATTCGACTCAACTTCCAGGTCCAAATTACCATTGTCGAGAG GGTTCACGGCTTGCAACACTGCCTCGTCCAGACAATCCTCTTGAAGTTCTAGTATTCA TTCCTCGTGGTGTGCTTTATGGATGTGGTGATTTGATATTCTCATCACATATGATCTTCTCTCTAGTATTTGTGCGGACATATCAAAAATATGGAACGCGGAG ATTTATAAAGCAATGCGCTTGGGTAATCGTAGTGGTTCAGAGTTTGCTAATTATTGCTTCTCGTAAGCATTACACTGTTGATGTGACTGTCGCCTG GTACACTGTAAATCTGGTGGTTTTCTTCATTGACCGCAAGTTGACAG AGATGCCTGAGCGTAGTCTAGGAGCTGTCTTACCATTGGCCAAAGATGTGCGGATGAAAGACGATCATGTTAAACTTGTGAATGATCCTGCAGCAGATCGG AGGCTGCTGAGAAGTCCAGCAAATGGGAAAGTTAGCGAAGATAGCAACAATGTACATGGTGGTGACGTGCTCGACAGTTTATAG
- the LOC110884966 gene encoding phosphatidylinositol:ceramide inositolphosphotransferase 1 isoform X3 — protein MSLYIGREASKLWKRICAETTTEFNLLADNWKYILAGLICQYIHGLAARGVHYLHRPGPVLQDTGFFLLPELGQERAYVSETVFTFVFLSFVLWTFHPFIFKTKKIYTVLIWCRVLAFLVACQFLRIITFYSTQLPGPNYHCREGSRLATLPRPDNPLEVLVFIPRGVLYGCGDLIFSSHMIFSLVFVRTYQKYGTRRYTVNLVVFFIDRKLTEMPERSLGAVLPLAKDVRMKDDHVKLVNDPAADRRLLRSPANGKVSEDSNNVHGGDVLDSL, from the exons ATGTCGCTTTACATCGGTCGTGAGGCTTCAAAG CTATGGAAAAGAATTTGTGCAGAAACCACAACTGAATTCAATCTTCTCGCGGACAACTGGAAGTATATTCTTGCCGGTTTAATTTGCCAG TACATTCATGGGCTGGCAGCTCGAGGAGTCCACTATCTTCATCGCCCCGGGCCCGTTCTCCAGGATACCGGCTTCTTTCTACTTCCT GAGCTCGGACAAGAGAGAGCTTACGTCAGTGAGACTGTTTTCACTTTCGTGTTTCTATCTTTTGTTTTG TGGACCTTCCATCCTTTCATATTTAAGACCAAAAAGATCTACACTGTTCTAATATGGTGCAGGGTCCTCGCTTTTTTAGTT GCTTGCCAATTTCTTCGTATCATTACATTCTATTCGACTCAACTTCCAGGTCCAAATTACCATTGTCGAGAG GGTTCACGGCTTGCAACACTGCCTCGTCCAGACAATCCTCTTGAAGTTCTAGTATTCA TTCCTCGTGGTGTGCTTTATGGATGTGGTGATTTGATATTCTCATCACATATGATCTTCTCTCTAGTATTTGTGCGGACATATCAAAAATATGGAACGCGGAG GTACACTGTAAATCTGGTGGTTTTCTTCATTGACCGCAAGTTGACAG AGATGCCTGAGCGTAGTCTAGGAGCTGTCTTACCATTGGCCAAAGATGTGCGGATGAAAGACGATCATGTTAAACTTGTGAATGATCCTGCAGCAGATCGG AGGCTGCTGAGAAGTCCAGCAAATGGGAAAGTTAGCGAAGATAGCAACAATGTACATGGTGGTGACGTGCTCGACAGTTTATAG
- the LOC110884966 gene encoding phosphatidylinositol:ceramide inositolphosphotransferase 1 isoform X2: MSLYIGREASKLWKRICAETTTEFNLLADNWKYILAGLICQYIHGLAARGVHYLHRPGPVLQDTGFFLLPELGQERAYVSETVFTFVFLSFVLACQFLRIITFYSTQLPGPNYHCREGSRLATLPRPDNPLEVLVFIPRGVLYGCGDLIFSSHMIFSLVFVRTYQKYGTRRFIKQCAWVIVVVQSLLIIASRKHYTVDVTVAWYTVNLVVFFIDRKLTEMPERSLGAVLPLAKDVRMKDDHVKLVNDPAADRRLLRSPANGKVSEDSNNVHGGDVLDSL, from the exons ATGTCGCTTTACATCGGTCGTGAGGCTTCAAAG CTATGGAAAAGAATTTGTGCAGAAACCACAACTGAATTCAATCTTCTCGCGGACAACTGGAAGTATATTCTTGCCGGTTTAATTTGCCAG TACATTCATGGGCTGGCAGCTCGAGGAGTCCACTATCTTCATCGCCCCGGGCCCGTTCTCCAGGATACCGGCTTCTTTCTACTTCCT GAGCTCGGACAAGAGAGAGCTTACGTCAGTGAGACTGTTTTCACTTTCGTGTTTCTATCTTTTGTTTTG GCTTGCCAATTTCTTCGTATCATTACATTCTATTCGACTCAACTTCCAGGTCCAAATTACCATTGTCGAGAG GGTTCACGGCTTGCAACACTGCCTCGTCCAGACAATCCTCTTGAAGTTCTAGTATTCA TTCCTCGTGGTGTGCTTTATGGATGTGGTGATTTGATATTCTCATCACATATGATCTTCTCTCTAGTATTTGTGCGGACATATCAAAAATATGGAACGCGGAG ATTTATAAAGCAATGCGCTTGGGTAATCGTAGTGGTTCAGAGTTTGCTAATTATTGCTTCTCGTAAGCATTACACTGTTGATGTGACTGTCGCCTG GTACACTGTAAATCTGGTGGTTTTCTTCATTGACCGCAAGTTGACAG AGATGCCTGAGCGTAGTCTAGGAGCTGTCTTACCATTGGCCAAAGATGTGCGGATGAAAGACGATCATGTTAAACTTGTGAATGATCCTGCAGCAGATCGG AGGCTGCTGAGAAGTCCAGCAAATGGGAAAGTTAGCGAAGATAGCAACAATGTACATGGTGGTGACGTGCTCGACAGTTTATAG